The DNA window AAAGTCAACCCAAGAACTTCTTTCAGACCAGGTTTTAAAATGGGTAAAATCAGGAGGCACTACTAATAAACTTTTTATATTGGTATTGTTTTTTACCCAGATTGCAAGGTCATGCTCCTCTTTAAAAAGATCATTTCTTTTAATTTGTTTTACTGTGGCAACACATAAGATCATCATAACTAAAAGATAATTGCAGTATTGTAGCCAGGTAAAAGAAAATTTATGGGTTATCTTTTCAATTAATCCAACCAGTGCCAAAATACTGAATAACTCGATCCATATGGTAGTTTTAAGCCATTGCATCTGGAGCACAAATTCTGACTTGTAAATCGTGGTAGCCCCTATATAAAAAAGCATTATGACACCTTGTAATAAATAAAATTTGAAAATTAACCGGTTGCTTTTTGACCATAAGTACAAGCCGGAGAAAAACAGAAAATAAAATATAAAAATGTGAATTATTGAACTGTACTGAATAAGGAAATGGTGTCCGATTCTAAATTCTAATAAATCAAATAATCCGCTTCCGTGATTATGTAGTTTAACTCTTGAGTATACTAATGCTAATAAATAGGGTAGACAAAGTAGGCAGAATAAAATAATGGCTGCTAATTTATTTTTGGTTTCATTTTTTTCTGAACTAAAAATATCAATAAATGTCAGTGTGCCAATAATTAAAAATAGTTGAAAGCCCGCAAGTACCTGAAAGTATGTGGCTATAGACAGCAGAAAAAATGAAGAGATGATATTATTTCTAAGGTAAAAAACCAGACACCAAATTCCCAATGTTTTTGCAAAGCAAGATCCAACAGCCATGTTGTAAAACAATTCATTGCCTCCAACCGAGCTGTAGGGGGCGATAAATAATATCAACAGGATGCTTAAGTATTTTGAATGTTTGGTTAGACCAAGCACTTCAGTTAAATGCGATAAGCCAAGTATGAAGGCAAACAAACAAAGGAAATAGGCTATAAAGAGTATAAGTGGGTTTTCGGCACCAATTAAATTAAGAAAATTATTTAGGAAGGTCCGCTCATGAAGAATCAGCGATTCGTTAAATTCGATGTGAAAATCACCAGTATATAGTTCAGGGTGTTGCATTTTTTTCAAAACCGGAACTACCTCAATCATGTCATTACCACTGCCTTCATAACCCCAAAAAAGGAGATGAGCCAGGCAAAAAAGTAATATCAGCCCGTAAAATTTATAGTTTGTTAGCTTTGTAAAAGATTTAAGACTTTCCAATGAATTTTGTTAAAACAGCGACCAAAGATCTAAAGCGAATTTCCGCCAAGGAATTCAAAACCAGCCCAAAAGTACCAATAATTTTAATGGCTGATCACATCAGGTCGGGCCATAATGTAGGCTCTTTATTCAGGATTGCGGATGCATTTGGTTTAGAAGAAGTTTTATTGGTGGGTTATACGGTGAAACCACCTCATCCGGAAATCAATAAAACTGCATTGGGAGCCACAGAAACTGTTAACTGGAAACATTTTGAGCATCCAGAAGAATACCTTACCTTAAAAAAGTCTGAAGGCTATCGGATAATGGCTGTAGAGCAGACTGATGGAAGCCAATTTCTACATCAATTGCATTTTAATCAAGATGAGAAGTATGTTTTAATTTTTGGCAATGAAGTGAATGGTGTGTCGGATTCTGTCTTGAGTTTGTGTGACGAATGCATTGAAATTCCTCAAAAAGGAACAAAGCATTCATTAAATGTCAGCGTGGCGGCAGGACTTGTGACCTGGCATATATTTGCACACTTTCTTTAGTATCTTCTCTTTCTTCCTTTGTTTTTATCATACAACAACCTTACCCCTAAAGAAATTTTTTGGTGTGAAAATTCCGGATAACTTTCAGAGTCCAAATGTTTATCTAGGTGTCCAAAATTATACAATATCATAGGACTGATCGTCAGATTTTCTGAAATCCCGAAGTCGTTTCCAATACCAAAACCAGTGTAAAATTGTCCTGTTTTTTGCTCTTGATCCGCATAATTGCGTATATTATACCGAAATCCAAGATCGATGATTAGATGAAGACCTTTTTTTAGAGTATTTCCTTCTTTTTTGAAAGTGGGACAATTGCAATCATTTTTAAAATCAAAAGGATATATATTGATGAGACTGAAAATTTGAGGTCCTATTGATTTGAAATTTAATTTGGCGGACTGAATAAGGGGGAATTTTCCTGATTCGTAAGCGAGTCCTGCCCCGGGTAAAAATTCTAAACGATAATTTTTTAATCGAAAAAAATAATTCACCCCCCCAAATACCCCAAAGAAATCGCTCCCGATTTCTGATGAACTAACTGAAGGAATTGTTGATACCACATGTCTTTCTCCCTGAATTTGGACACCCCATTGTCCTAAAGCCTCCGTATATAAACCTGTAACTAAAACTAAGATGGGAAAGAATTGTTTCATCCCTGTTATAACGTAAGCTTAAAAGCTTTAATATCTTTGCCTAAATATTTTTTTTGAAGACAAGAACTTATAAAAAAGAGAAGGTTCAGCTGATTACACTTGGGTGCTCAAAGAACCTGGTGGATTCAGAGAATCTAATGACCCAATTGGATTATAATCATTACAAAGTAGAGCACAATCCTTCAGGGGCCGATCCAGCTGATATTGTAATTATTAATACCTGTGGGTTCATCGATCGTGCAAAAGAAGAATCTATTGAAACAATTTTGGAGTATGCCCAAATGAAGGGGCGTGGAGCAATTTCTAAATTATATGTAACTGGTTGCCTCTCACAACGATACAAAGACAATCTAGAGTCAGAGATAAAAGAAGTTGACGCTTTTTTTGGCACCATGGAAATGCCTGCATTACTGGCTAAACTGAATGCAGATTATATACATGAATTAGTTGGTGAAAGATTGACAACCACACCTTCACATTTTGCTTATTTAAAAATTTCAGAAGGATGCAACAGAACCTGCTCATTTTGTGCGATTCCGTTGATGCGTGGGAAGCACATCTCAATTCCTATTGACCAAATTATACTGCAAGCTCGAAATTTGGCAAGACATGGGGTGAAAGAAATAATTTTAATTGCCCAAGAATTGACTTATTACGGACTTGACATTTATAAAGAAAGAAGTTTGAGTAAATTACTCAACTTACTTTGCGAGGTGGAAGGCATAGAATGGATTCGACTGCATTATGCATACCCTTCTAAATTTCCACTTGATGTAATACACACTATGAAATCACAGGAGAAAATTTGTAATTACCTGGATTTACCTTTGCAACATGCATCTGACCGCATTTTAGCTTCCATGAAAAGGCAAATTACAAGAGAGGAGACTCGGAGGTTAATAGGTGACATTCGGGACATTTTGCCTGGAATTAGCTTGAGGACCACCATGCTTGTTGGTTTTCCCGGTGAATCCGAAAGTGACTTTAATGATTTATGTAATTTTGTAGAAGAGCAAAGGTTTGACCGATTGGGTGTATTTCAATACTCTCATGAAGAGGATACTTCAGCTTATTTAATGAAGGATGATGTGCCGGTTAATTTAAAAGAAGAGAGGGCTGCCTCGCTGATGGCCATTCAAGAAGGGATTTCCCTAGAGCTAAATGAAGAAAAGATTGGAAAAGTTTATAAAGTGCTTATTGATCATAAGGAAACTGATTATTATGTAGGACGAACGGAGGCGGACAGTCCGGAAGTTGACAATGAAGTCCACATTTCTGTAAAAGATTATTGCAGGATAGGAGATTTTGCGAAGGTTAGAATTACTGAAGCCGATCATTTTGATTTAATCGGTGAATTAGTCCCATAACAATTATGGATTTTTATCGTAAAATAAAGGAGAATCCACTCTGGCAAGCTGGGGTTTGCGTTTCAGTGGTATTCGTTTTCGAACTGGTTATTTTGCTCTTGAATATCCTAAAATTGGATTGGGTTGAAATTGGTGATATATGGTTAGTCGGAACTGCCATGGTGTTATTTTACATTATTTTAAATACCATTCTTGGTTTTGGTTCTAAGGAAATGATGAACTATTATCGGGATTCCATTTATGGCTTTCTACTGATTCTTACTTTTTTGATTTTTACGGGAAGGTGGCTTACCGGTAAATCTATTTTTGAAGTCAAAACATATTCCTGGATAATTTTCGTTTTTGCAATTGTATATCTGGTGTTTCTTACCATTCAAAGTCTTATGCGTAAAATTGTAGCATTGGCACTTAAACAAGATAAAAAAATTCAGAATGAGCAATAAATGGATCTATATTTTCTCTACTTTTTTGACTTGTGGCAGCATTTCATGTCAGCCAAAATCTGTGCAAAATTCAACTAAGCCTCAAGCAATTGTTGAACAGGTTAATAATGATACCATTATCATTATTCCGGAACAAGTTTTACCCATTCAGAAGAGTGAAGAAGAATGGAAAAAGTCACTTCCAGAAATGGCTCACTTCGTGTTGAGGGAAAAAGGAACAGAGAGGTCTTTTACAGGAAAATATTGGGATCACCATGATCATGGCGTATATGTTTGTTCCGGGTGTCGACTCCCATTGTTTAATTCAGATACCAAGTTTAACTCCGGAACAGGTTGGCCAAGTTTTTATCAGCCGATTAGGTCATATCTAATAACTGAAAACAGGGATCAATCTCATGGGATGGTTAGGGTAGAAGTGGTATGCAGTAAATGCAATGGGCATTTGGGCCATGTTTTTGATGATGGACCTGCACCTACAGGTTTGCGATACTGCATCAATTCTGTTTCTCTTGATTTTGTTCCGTCGAAAAAACTTCCCAAATAAGGCCCAGTTAAGGCCTCATCCAGTCAAAATTAAATCCATAAATGAGTCCAAAAACCATCAGGCAAGTTATAGAAACTGCAATAATACCCAGCAATAAGAGAAAATACCATCTTGGGGTTTTTGATTTCTCAAGAAATTCTGCAGCCAAACTGATGATTAACAGGAAAATACAAACCAGGATTAAAAGTGCCGATATGAGGCTGGCAACAAAATCGTTGAAATACCAAAGCATGCTCAAAACCAGGGCAAGGCACAATAGAATTTCCGTAATTGGGAACTTTTTTGGAAAAATTGAATTATTCATCCTTATACCACAATGTGTTGACCTGCGTTAATTGTTAAATATGGAATTCAAAGTTAAGTTTGTTTTATTATTTAGCCTGTTTTTAGAAATCGGCATGTCTCAGAGCTTTGACACGACAGCCTATCTAAAAAAATATCAAGAAAGGATTACTTTGTCTCGCATTGATGACATATACATTCCTAAGAATACAGAAGATGCAATGAAGGAGCTCCTCCGACTTACAGATCCGGAGGGAAGGGTCAAGATTCTGTCAGTACCAGAAGACAGCATTGCCAGTAAGTTACATTTTAGCCTTGGGCGTTGGATGCTTATCAATTGGGGATTTGAAGAGGGAAGTAGAATAAGTCACTACTATAAGGAAAATGGTGTCTCTAATTTTGATGATATGCAGGATTTGTTGATCCGAAGTTTTTACAGGACTTTAGCCCAAAAACCAATTAAGGAAAAAGAACTTTTCAATTTTTATATTTCAAAAAGAAAGAAGGAGCACGAAGAAAAGCTTAAGAAATCAAAAGTGATTAAAAATCTTGGACCTGTTAAAAAGCATATGGAATAAGGCTAATTACACAGTATGAACTGGTTTAATATTAGTTGCATTGTTTACCTCATTAATTTAAAGTAGTTTGCTACACAACATCTTTAGTTGCTTTTTTCTGTTTCCTGCGCAACGGTTGGAAAAATTCAAAGTAAGAGAATTTATTTTTTTTGAGCAATCATTATTAAATGAGTGTCTTTGATGCCATTTGATTTTGGATAATATTTGCGTATTAGGGTTGGGTTGCTAAATCCATTGGTTATAAAATATTTGGACAGGTAATCTGCTTGGTGTTGGTAGACATACATAAATTCCTGGCCACTGCTACTGAATTCATAATTGGAATTATTATAATCACCCTCGATGGTGCTTATATACAAAAGTCCGTTATGAGAAAGCAAGTTTGAGCAATCTTTAATTAATTTTTCCACATCCTCTTTTGACAAATAGGGTAAACAAAATCCACAAATAATCCCATCGTATATCTTTTTCAATAAGTGAAGCTCTCGGCAATCCAATAACCAAAAATGTCCGGTAGGTATATTTTTTTTAGCCAGCTGAATCATATTTGGGGAGACATCAAATCCGTCAATGATAAAATCTTCTCTTTTTCCAAACAGGTATTTTGAAATATTACCGGGACCACAAGCTATCTCCAAAATCTTAGCTTGAGGCACCCCGATCTTCTGGCAAAATAGATCGTAGGTGTCATTGTATAGGTCTAAATCCATGAATTTATTCTCATACTCTTCAGCTAATTTGTCCCAGGTGTGAAAGGAGTGATTGTAATTATCCATCATTTTGTATTCGTATAATAAAATGAAACATGTAAGAGGCTAAAAATTAAGTGTAATTTTTCCGGAGTAGGATCAAAGACTATAAATAATTATCTCTTTTGCTGCCCTTATACAATTCAAATTTATGCAACCGGCATTCCAGGGGGCCATTGAATAATTTTATTTTACGTGTAGGTCTTAACCCAAAATGCTTAAGTGCTTCAAAATTTGAACTTATCACCCATGCGTTGCAACCTGGGTAAAAGTGTTTCAATCGGGTGCCCATACTTTTATAAAAGTCCACAATCTCATCCACTTCAATCCGTTCGCCGTATGGGGGATTGATCACAACATGCCCTTTCTCTCCTTCATAACTTGATTCAAAAAAATCCATTTGTTTAAAGTCAATAAATTCTTTTACACCCGCCCGTTCCGAATTGATAATGGCAACACTGAGTGCTTTTTTATCAATTTCGTAAGCAGTGATCTTCTTTTTAAAAGTTGTAATATTTTGCTCTGAATCTGCCTTTATTTTATCCCAAAGATTTTTATCAAAGTCCAGCCATGTTTGAAATCCGAAGTTCCTGTTTTTACCCGGAGGAATGTTATGCGCAATTAATGCAGCTTCGATTGGTAGTGTCCCGGAACCACACATCGGATCAATAAAGTCTGAATCTTTATTCCATCCTGACAGTAGTATGATTCCTGCAGCCAGAACTTCATTCATGGAGGCCTCAGTCTGATTCAGACGATAGTTTCTCTTGGATAGAATATTTCCTGAACTGTCCAGCGAGACATGCACCATTTCATTTGAAATATGCACGTTGATGCGAATATCAGGATTCTCTGTATCGACAGATGGCCTTAATCCATACTTATCCCTAAACTGATCAGCAATGGCATCTTTTGACTTTAAAGCTGCATATTTGGAATGTGTGAAGATTTCGCCACTGGTGCTGCCATCTATCGCAAAAGTCATATTGGTGTCAAAATAATTGTCCCAATTTATTTTCCTTACATGGTGGTAAAGCTGATCTTCATTAAAAGCCCGGAAAGTGCTAATAGGTCTTAGGATTTTAACTGCGGTGCGCAACATAAGATTGCTTTTGTACATCAAAGCAAGATCTCCCTTATATTGAACAGCACGATTTAACACTTCAATATCCAGCGCACCTAGACTACGCAATTCTTCCGCAAGTACTTCTTCCAATCCATATAAAGTAGTGGCGGTAATGTTGAAATTAAAAGACAAAGTTATATTTATTAAAGGTTAATTATTATTATTGTTATATCTCAAACAAATGATATTGAACTTATTGGAAATCAAATTTCTTATTTCAATAAGAGCCATATTAAAGTTAAAAATTTAATCTATAGTAAACAAAAAATTAGGAACACATTTGACCTGATATAAATAAGAAATTTTTATACGAAAAATTATTCGGCAATTTGTACTACTATTTTTGACAACCACTTCATGTTTCTGCTACCACCTTTAATATCTTTTGTAGATAATAGCAATATCCGGTTGTTCATATCTTCCAATCCTTTACCTTCTAATTCTGTAACAACATAGAGGTTGTTTCCTATTTCCGTATTAAATATTTCGCTGAAAGAGAAAACCATTTTATAGTCGTCTACTGCTACAAACAGAAAATAATATTGATTAAGCATGTAGGATTTTTTATAATCGAAGGCAACGTCGTCGAGTATGGACTTTAGTAAAACTGCTTTTACATCCTTTGATTTTTCTTCTCTTTTTGGAGAACAACTTGTGTTGATGTCTTTAAGGTCTATAATTGGATAGTTTTTAAGGTCATCTAGTGTTATAGTTTTTTCCTCCTTCACTTTGCCAGTTATAAGGAAGGAATTTGTTGATTTGATTTCCTCGTTTTGTGCATTTGTTTTAAGGGAAAACAAAAATAATAAAATTAAAATATTCAGCTTTTGCATCTATGCTAATTAATAATTAACTTAAATAGAATTCTCCAAAACCACACTTGTACAAAACAGCCGGTAAATATAAAGGCATTCATATTTGCTGTCCAATTATAAGGCTTACAGTAATTCAATCAATGTTTTCATTTATTCATCTCCATGTAATCAATGACCAAATTACAAAAAGACTTTATTCCCGTTTTGAATGAACTTTCATCTATATAAAAATCAGGCGTATGATGAGGACCTGAGGTTTTTGGATCTTTACCTTTAGGAAGGCCTCCAACAAAAAAATACAAACCGGGAACCTTTTGTGCAAAAAATGAAAAGTCTTCTGCTCCTGTGGTAGCAGGTCTCAATACAACATTTTCTTTTCCTGCTGCTTTTTCTAATGAAGGGCGCATTGCTTCGGTAAGCGCAATATCATTGTAGGTGACAGGATAATGTACGGAATAGGGTAGTGCTACTTCTGCTTTGGCCCCGGCAGATTCAGCAGTTTTTTCTGCAATTTGACGGATGCGCTTGTTGACAAAAATTTCATCTTCATCACTTAAAGTCCTTACAGTACCCATCATTTCTACTTGTTCAGATATTATATTAAAACGATTTCCACCATGTATAGTCCCTACAGTTACTACTGCTGGATTGTCTATAAGTTTAACATTTCTGCTTACTATGGTCTGTAGATTGTTGATGATTTGCGCGGCTACAACAACTGGATCAACTGATTGCCAAGGCGCAGAACCATGTGATGGTTTTCCAGTTACAGTTATCTTAAAATCGGAGGCAGCTGCCATGGTTCCTTCAGGTCGACAGGAAACTTTGCCAACCTCCAAATCAGCCTTCATATGCAAACCAAAGATCACATCTACTTTAGGATTTTCCAATACGCCTTCCTTAATCATCAATTCAGCTCCAAATTCCTCTCCGACCGGTGCACCTTCTTCTGCAGGCTGAAAAATAAATTTAACAGTACCCTTCAGTTCCTTCTTCATTCCACTTAAAATTTCGGCTACACCCATCAAGATGGCAACATGAGCGTCATGCCCACACGCATGCATAACCTCAGTTTCATGACCGTTGTAGTTTGTTTTAATTTTGGAAGCAAACGGAAGGTCATTTCTCTCAGCAACAGGCAATGCATCCATGTCAGCTCTCAACGCCACCACCGGACCAGGTTTTCCACCCTTGAGTATACCCACAACACCTGTAACCGCTACTCCAGTTTTAACCTGAAGGCCTAGTGATTCCAAGTGTTTTGCAACAATAGCAGCTGTTCTGAATTCCCTATTAGCCAGCTCTGGATGCTCATGAAAGTCACGTCTCCATTGGATTACTTTGGATTCTAATTTATCTGCCTTTTGTTGAATGATTTCCTGAATGCTTAATTTTTGAGCAATTAGAAGTTGTAGACTGGTAAATAAAATAAGAATAAACGTTATTTTCATAAGCTAAGGAGCGCAAGGATTGTTAGGTAAAATGTAAAAAATTTCAAATTTGAAGTTCAAAGTTAACATATTGTTCTCTAAACTTTTGTTTGGATTTGAGGCTATAACGATCTTTAAAATTTCTTATCCAAATGATACTGAAGGAATTGGATTTTGTTGGACGACTTTATAATTAAGCAATGTCCGGAGTGATTCCATCTCCAGATTTTGATTCAACATACTTTTACAATTCTGTTACATCGTTTTACAAACCAAATCAAGGTTCAGATCTAGCTATGTGTACATTTGTTTCATTCAATCAATTAAATTATTAAAATGGCAACTTATCTATTCATCTTTTTTCATTTTATTCAATCCTTGTTTTTTGCTCACTCAGAACCGT is part of the Candidatus Vicinibacter affinis genome and encodes:
- a CDS encoding RNA methyltransferase, translating into MNFVKTATKDLKRISAKEFKTSPKVPIILMADHIRSGHNVGSLFRIADAFGLEEVLLVGYTVKPPHPEINKTALGATETVNWKHFEHPEEYLTLKKSEGYRIMAVEQTDGSQFLHQLHFNQDEKYVLIFGNEVNGVSDSVLSLCDECIEIPQKGTKHSLNVSVAAGLVTWHIFAHFL
- the rimO gene encoding 30S ribosomal protein S12 methylthiotransferase RimO, with protein sequence MKTRTYKKEKVQLITLGCSKNLVDSENLMTQLDYNHYKVEHNPSGADPADIVIINTCGFIDRAKEESIETILEYAQMKGRGAISKLYVTGCLSQRYKDNLESEIKEVDAFFGTMEMPALLAKLNADYIHELVGERLTTTPSHFAYLKISEGCNRTCSFCAIPLMRGKHISIPIDQIILQARNLARHGVKEIILIAQELTYYGLDIYKERSLSKLLNLLCEVEGIEWIRLHYAYPSKFPLDVIHTMKSQEKICNYLDLPLQHASDRILASMKRQITREETRRLIGDIRDILPGISLRTTMLVGFPGESESDFNDLCNFVEEQRFDRLGVFQYSHEEDTSAYLMKDDVPVNLKEERAASLMAIQEGISLELNEEKIGKVYKVLIDHKETDYYVGRTEADSPEVDNEVHISVKDYCRIGDFAKVRITEADHFDLIGELVP
- the msrB gene encoding peptide-methionine (R)-S-oxide reductase MsrB; translated protein: MSNKWIYIFSTFLTCGSISCQPKSVQNSTKPQAIVEQVNNDTIIIIPEQVLPIQKSEEEWKKSLPEMAHFVLREKGTERSFTGKYWDHHDHGVYVCSGCRLPLFNSDTKFNSGTGWPSFYQPIRSYLITENRDQSHGMVRVEVVCSKCNGHLGHVFDDGPAPTGLRYCINSVSLDFVPSKKLPK
- a CDS encoding class I SAM-dependent methyltransferase, coding for MMDNYNHSFHTWDKLAEEYENKFMDLDLYNDTYDLFCQKIGVPQAKILEIACGPGNISKYLFGKREDFIIDGFDVSPNMIQLAKKNIPTGHFWLLDCRELHLLKKIYDGIICGFCLPYLSKEDVEKLIKDCSNLLSHNGLLYISTIEGDYNNSNYEFSSSGQEFMYVYQHQADYLSKYFITNGFSNPTLIRKYYPKSNGIKDTHLIMIAQKK
- a CDS encoding class I SAM-dependent RNA methyltransferase encodes the protein MSFNFNITATTLYGLEEVLAEELRSLGALDIEVLNRAVQYKGDLALMYKSNLMLRTAVKILRPISTFRAFNEDQLYHHVRKINWDNYFDTNMTFAIDGSTSGEIFTHSKYAALKSKDAIADQFRDKYGLRPSVDTENPDIRINVHISNEMVHVSLDSSGNILSKRNYRLNQTEASMNEVLAAGIILLSGWNKDSDFIDPMCGSGTLPIEAALIAHNIPPGKNRNFGFQTWLDFDKNLWDKIKADSEQNITTFKKKITAYEIDKKALSVAIINSERAGVKEFIDFKQMDFFESSYEGEKGHVVINPPYGERIEVDEIVDFYKSMGTRLKHFYPGCNAWVISSNFEALKHFGLRPTRKIKLFNGPLECRLHKFELYKGSKRDNYL
- a CDS encoding amidohydrolase — encoded protein: MKITFILILFTSLQLLIAQKLSIQEIIQQKADKLESKVIQWRRDFHEHPELANREFRTAAIVAKHLESLGLQVKTGVAVTGVVGILKGGKPGPVVALRADMDALPVAERNDLPFASKIKTNYNGHETEVMHACGHDAHVAILMGVAEILSGMKKELKGTVKFIFQPAEEGAPVGEEFGAELMIKEGVLENPKVDVIFGLHMKADLEVGKVSCRPEGTMAAASDFKITVTGKPSHGSAPWQSVDPVVVAAQIINNLQTIVSRNVKLIDNPAVVTVGTIHGGNRFNIISEQVEMMGTVRTLSDEDEIFVNKRIRQIAEKTAESAGAKAEVALPYSVHYPVTYNDIALTEAMRPSLEKAAGKENVVLRPATTGAEDFSFFAQKVPGLYFFVGGLPKGKDPKTSGPHHTPDFYIDESSFKTGIKSFCNLVIDYMEMNK